In Cryptomeria japonica chromosome 5, Sugi_1.0, whole genome shotgun sequence, the genomic window attctttcaacgagtcggaatcactcaccttctcatcgaattgatccatgaaatctgaaatcaattcttcccatgaggtaatagaattcactggtaaaaaggagaaccaatctcttgcatcctctttcaatgactgaataaacaatttcatgcatacatcttcttggcaaatttcaaactctcctatcaaatctaaaaatcttctaacatgttgacatgctgattttgatttcttcccactgaaaattggcaaatactttctaatttctgtgggtatgggatttgggtaacccggaatatctctgaaatttagagcagcataatggttcatgatgaaacttctcctattatatggttgttctggtttactaggcatggctttatgtggaaatacacaaaactgaaaaacttcactattcatttttcttacttccacaaatgattatacactCTGGAATAAAAAACatcaagcaagtatccttatactgatctattccttaacattgcttgacataaagttcttccacatttgcacactacggaggataacatacactgaatTTTTTAGTAGCataaatatgcaaatggattttgaaattctctctttccctctaaactagtgttgttcactaaatgggaaaactacattatacATTCAACCTTTaagaagagatgtcttgcatttaaatcctctgaaaatacctggataTTTGCAGCTATAAAACTTGTAGATCGGAAGATTTACTTCACCTTTGGCACACTCTTTTAtcatagagtcaccacctcttgcacagaggatattttgaacagcaaaaCACCGTTCAACACACATTCAAACTCTTCTTTTACTTCTTCAATttcgctgcaataaacactcttccaggctatttaacactggtatgaaccacagagtcgccacccaataaggaattgggaaaaAATTTCACACACAGCTGagagaacttcttacaacttttaaccatgcattcactgttactccttcatgaACTATGACATGATACACATATCATTATGCAGATCCAGagcaaggagcattttcttcaccatgaaaccaacttaCACTCTATGCATACACcatggacagactggctggatGTGAAATTGACGggactaggaacacattcaacctctaaccatatcaatcaagcatttatatccatttattccccagcagagtcgccatttttgttgtggtgactcggatgggataatctcaaccttatatgaattaaatctttcttaaccagaggctcttgatagttcatttactccccagcagagtcgccatttttgttgtggtgactcggatgggataatctcaaccttatatgaattaaatctttcttaaccagaggctcttgacagttcatttacttccccagcagagtcgccatttttgttgttcaccaaaagtgataacccaagagcaCTTGCAAatatttctatgaaatggccaatttcaatctacaaaacacatcagggcttggacaacataacataggaccctaattgatcctcctgcacttcaggttctcctagacctagggggggacacccttttgatgcactaaatacaacaattacagacacataactgcatcaacattaagcagatagatcatttcacaagctcaataggttaggaaacattacagattggctagatctgtacaaacaataggatgaaacagagcttggaaagaatggaacacacacccctaaacataaagagaaatagatttgtcttttaaaatgttgttctgagaccattcccaaatctgtcagaccagtgccttgttcattgggcagcagagtcacacacagaactacaaatataaatcatagatgcaagctgtTTTTTCCTTACCACATATCCCTGcactaataccttgtactaatgcattactcaatccattcataaaattattagatctgggacacattccattgtttatgactgattatagagtttaaactcttcattgaagaatccctacaaaacaatcatacaatctccttgagatgacaaattataagcctccttgaggattcaattcataacaattaaatgcatacacagagacaatatcatgggaaattactcatgcttgacacaagtaagacctgcaactaaaaccacattcACAGCACTGCCCTGCAATCTCTATACcttgaaacaaaccaaaagcaattacaaatttgggtcaagaatttcagaaaatggaagccatgaaaactggagcacttcctcacagaattctggaacccctacaactgagaagaatggggaataaaaagaggagggaagaaaaacaaattcacaactgaaaattgccaagtgtctctcctctctaactgaattttgttcccatggaaactacttctaaactatcccacatttgtccaaattaactcCATAATTGGATTCCTTGCTCTGAGAggtttccgaaaatatataacactttataccttggccaaacattgagtcctgggcgaattaattcctcaatgtgctcaaacatttaaatttttcatttattaatatagtctaaactatataataaacaattttaattttaaatttttgcctccatatgtgctctgacgccttgccacgtggcggcctttgattggtcgatggggttgaccggacgccacctgggatgacacctcatcattgccacatcatctgcttcgtcactgccacttggccgccacataatcaccactggactgccacctgtgcgctaactgtgtgccacctcaccgggacccacctGCTAGAgcactgactgtacccgccacctatgtgccacgtggacggctctcgttcactctcgctatttcgcggggtttaaacttcgtgcatcttccttcgcgaaatagcgcgagccgttgatctctctcgaacatgctcactcgttaacccggccttcgtctgcaaaattttgcctctttgcctcggaagcgtgcctgcgtggggtccacttggtctttgtCCAATCAACTCTTCCATCACCTCGGGAAACGTGCTCGCGCATGGGCCCGCTTTGGgcacccatgggcaccttgtgtcaaaaaccTTTAAGGCTTAGACACTATAATGCTATGAGTTTTTGTATATAAACACTAAAAACGTCCCTCTCCCAGCGCATGTGGGACAAAGCGATTAAGCCTGGGACTTCATTTTTTGCTTTCCCTGAGTGCTTTCATGGTGATTTTTTGAAGCTTACATTGCTTGGAAGATTAACAAATCTCTACTCCTCCTTCTACACCATatacatttgcttgaaagtttctatttGTCCCTCTACCCATTTGTGGTCTCCATGGTTATCTGCAGATACGGTGGACAAATCACCAGCACCTGAACCATCACTTTCACCAGAACGCTCTGATGAATCTTCATTTTTCTTGTATGGTGATTCAGTAGAACTTCCCTCATTGGTCGTCTTAAGCCCACTTTTATTTGGAGTATTGCCATTGCAAACCGTCTCCAGATCAGATTCACGATTGCTTCCAGCCCTTACACTATTAATAGATTTGACATAGTTTCTATTAACCTCTGCATAGCAATGATTTCTATCACCTGGTACAGAATTTGCTGTCTTTTCATCAGGAATCTTCTTGGAAAACAAATTTGAAGACACGGATCGGCTCTGATCTTTGCCATTATTAAGATTAATCTGTGTCTGTAAAACATTTCCTGTTCTGATTGCTGAAGGAAGCCTTCCTTTTGAAGTCGGTCACCGAGGCAATGTAGGAGGGGCATTACTGGATCGATCCTCGTACTTATTGATTGAATCGACGAGCATTTCCTCCATTAAACTAAGCTTTCGCTCAATTGGGACATCCATAGTTTTCATCATTTATACTGTTTTTCAACTCCAAATGAGTGAAAACGTTCAGATTGTTAGTTTTATTTGAAAGTAGGAAAGCCAGCTCGATTTCCCCTGTTCCACACAAATTGTCAACAATCATTTGCTATTCTTTTCCGTTTCAGTAAAAACCAAAACTCCCTTTGCTAAATATAGCCTCATAGAAGCTTCAGCACACACAGACGAACGCACAGCGTTCCGTTTCAGTGCGATGTTACTCGAAACTACGACCATAGAAAGTCGCACGGTTCAAATTTACAATCACAGACTTCTGCACTTTCTTTGtttacccaaggagcaccaagttCAACGGTAGCCACCCTTTTAGCAAATTTAAGAGTGCTAAGTGTCTCTCCGTACAAATCCAATTCAGGACTAATGTGAACAAACATCAAGGTCTTTGCCTGACCCCCTAAGGAATCTTGAAGCAATTGTGTCAACTTGCTGTTTCGATATGGTACGTGTGAATTTTTCTGTGCCAGTGCTGCAATCACATCTCCTAGAGATGAAAGAGACTTATTGATGTGTTGGGCCTCCTTCAACCGATCTCCTGTTACTTCAGGTTTGTCCACCCTCTCACTTCCAGCAAGATCCACTAAATGTAGGCAGCTATGAAGGCTGCATCCAGATACACAATCTGTGCCTTGTACATGCACAGTCAATACACTGTGAGAACGACTGCTGCGGTCATTGAGGGCGGTAGTGCTAACAGTGCGATTCTTTTGGCCAGAATTCATCAAGTCTAAGACATCAGATATTGAATTAACTGGCAAAACACTGGCATCTGGTACATTAAATCCGTTGTGTCCATTGTTTCGAATATCTAATTTCTTGTGTGAGGCATCTTTGCCAAGAAGATCTCTCACTTGTTCATTGTATATCTCTATCATCACGTTCATCACTGGTGGGAAGTGAAATTTTCTCATTGGATACGGATGGAAGAAGATCATTCACAAAGGAGACAATGTTCTGCAACTGATTAGTTGAATTGTTTGAAAACAGAGGAATTGTAATCTGCGATACAATGCCAGAAACAGTAAGAATATCCCTCAGGATGCTAGAGATGCCCATTTCAATCATTTGCCCTTTTGTAACCCACGGCATGGGAGACGTTACAAGCCATAGcgtttggaggagatgataagctGGTTTCGTTTGGGGCTGCATCGACCAAAGGAACTCCACGCTGCCTTGGCCTCCATTCTGAAACACCTTTCAACGCCATCTCCATTGACCATGCAATGCACTACTCAAGGTTCGGCTACACTCCATAGCCATGCTGCAGGGAGGTCATTGGTTGGCAAGAATGTCTATGCAACCTTTTCCTCATCTCCATGCCCAGCTGGGTCCTTTACAAATGCCAAAGATTGTAAAATCATAGGAATGGCTCCATGATTGAATACATGGAATTCAAAGTTTCAATTATTGAATCGCCTAAATCAGACGAGCTTACTTCAATAGAACATGCAAACTGAGCCCGCTGAGAATTTGAAAACAAGACTTAAACCCAAAGTGCCCCTTATTCATCATGCCTGGACTGAATGCAATATATCATGCAATAAGCTTCAGTTGCTCCACACAATTTGATAGATTATTCCACAATTCCTTGAATGAATCACGATGCCTATAACCATAATATAATCAAAACCTAAAATAGGTAAGATATACCCTGTGCTTGTGTGTATCTCTATGGCACCTACGTCGCTTCTCATGAGAAGCTTTGTAATAGCAGCATTTGTTCTAACATATGTATTTTCTCTGATTTTGCCATATGGACAAAGTGGGAAGCAACGACCACAACCATAGCAACGTTCACTAATTACTCTTGCCTTGGGAAAAACTGGAAACTTGGAAATAGAGCTAGCATTAAGAGGCAAATCATTGTAATGAATTGAGATTTCAATTTTACTTGCACCAGCAGGGCAAACTTTTTCACATGGTCTTGAACAATCAATTGGACAATCTCCTGGATCAAATTGAGCTTTGCGGAAGTGAAAATCTGTGTCATTATTAACACTGATCATTAGCCAAGGCCTTCCCAAGGGTATCCTCTCAACTACATTTCTTGACATACATatcaatttgcacttggttttgAACTTTCTCGGCTCTCTCACTATCCAACCGGCGAATTGTAGTCGAGccgggtcgggccccaaagtgggtccgactaaaaaaatttttgttttcatgcaactgacccttggaaagcttcacggacctcaaacaaacctctggaatcgatcggcaccattctCGGATcacaaaattgcattttacatccttcaggcaattacgccacaattttcgcatttaatcgcgaagacgtaattttcaaacctgtcagaacacctttctggagctcgccatctgacagacatgtactttgatatacaaggatgacatttaccaaatggtttctcaagatgagtcccgaacgaagagatattaatttccgaaaatggccaactggctttgtcgacactgcggacctgatgaagtcaatgttctggcaacacatgatggctttctcaaaaatatcaaacgacctctgtaggctctcaaattcggaacataggtacctttaagtacatattaaatctttgaattctcagttcgatcacccgactgacaggatgcaaacagcacgctcaccaaaatggctacattaattgatctaacactggaagtgcggataactgaaaatgatggcaaaatgagctcttttgaaaaccgatcaaacggattggtagagccttgaaatttgaaacgtagctcatcatttataccaacatcagcccagaacaaacattatggcatgacgcttactgaggcaacttttacacttagtcgaaacagggctccgactagctgtcgaaacagggacttgccaaaacacacaaactgcaaacggaatcagcttcaaaaactgagcaaatggattcgttaagacttgaaaatttgtgagctcactcacatttatgcatagaattgaatgcACTCtgaatttcttcatgacgatcaacaaggcaaaagaaataatcgctcaaagtaggctacttaataaaatttgcacttgtgcctagaatgcactttcagctcacccctcaaaacgggtacttgataaacttctccaaactgaattctgaaagttgtaacacactaaataggccaaatgaaaggtgtgggacattaatcccgagccttaccctctgaaaatcaactggctccattttacccccttgctaactaggccattcaaactgacttatttgggtgcctttctgacatacagagcaaaaatttgaaatatgcctataaactttgactcaattttaatcagtcccaacacactccagcactcttccccatccaatcgggaatccatgtcctcgtctgtcgcctgctagtaggcatgctatcaccactgctatcaccacatatcgtcgatgaTACTCTGATGCCATTGTCTCCCAGCCATTCTCCCTCTCTACGATgtctagatcatctgcgtcgcactcaaataatctgcacaaagcatctctccctatcattgggtcatactctaccatctctccatgaatcagaatgcggaggatacgccatacatcctctagtgtcacagtcgcatctccagtcgccagatggaaagaggaggtctctgaatgccatcactctgccaatgcggtaagcagtcctgtgtttgccgtaatctcgggcatgaatgtcaTATAGTATATTCCCAGTCCTGCTAGTGTATCTCTAtatatgctcctgagtctatgttgtaacatgaagcaatatggtcggttctcccgcgtgatcaatggatactgtcgactctgcatcacaattggggcacattttgttagttttagggttttctcctacgggctacatttccttgtttcatgtccaaatcagggtgtttctactctcttttgacctatcctattcttatccccccttttcagatcattcgCATGCCATTTTTTGACCAAACTAGGTTTGCCAGagcacaactgcacctgtgtgcTAACTCCTGCACCTGTGTAGCAACAaactgtgcctgtgtaccctacacaagcacagaagaccctagACAAGCGCAGGATGCGCTCACACAAGCGCATAAGTCATTTtatgcattccctgtgggcctcgcaatgtcccgcaagcaagtccaattcataaaattgacaatatgggtttttgagatacatgcCGTTGCTCCTGCGTCTTTCGGTCGTCTATAGGTgcatacatgttctccaaggtgactaccattggaatgtttgccatctctctgcaagtgtccttttctagagcaacaaatcctcctctttggctagtgcaaatgagcaattttcactctctttgcctcatttatagatctttgtcagtgcatagatggacgtgcactctctccatctcatgttggtcgtaGTCTTTTGTgctttcaattgcttgtccttcatgcatccggtctTCGATGTTTAGTCtctttgctcctatcattttctatcattcttatcgatcaattggcctcttttgtggatgttttcggccaattcctcgagggggcatgcatatgtcattgtctttgtttggggcattttcattattgttctttgaaacaacacttaaaatcgcattgtctcaaagaggggcaaaatgtagacgtctaaaaattgtcaatgcttgcggaataatactttaacatttgcgcattgccttattttagggtttttgcatcgcattaacatttctcctatgtcatgcacttggtttttatcatttgcaagcatcgagtcctccttctgcattcttcatttgtctcgctttcaattttggtcttgtcgataacaaacttcagtcatgattttgattgatcttatcatgtcgcatcaatgtgcgtgttaatttgtcatcattttggacatcgtcaatcctaattagggttttgtcctcttttcaatcttgtcatcttgcgatcgattcgtcatcgatcgttgtcgttatcaatcttgtcatcatgcgatcgatttgcaatcaatcattgtcattttcaatcttgtcgtcttgcgatcgatttgtcatcgatcgtggtcatttccaatcttgtctttttgcaatctattttgtcatcgatccttgtcttcttgtcaattttgtcattttgcgatcgatttgtcatcgatcgtcatgtTTCtcaaatcgtgtcaatttggatcaattagtcattgttcctcgtcaattggtgcatttctcaatcaaattgtttgtcagcattggtcctttgtcagtctgaatcatgatcaaatcgaatcaatatcaatgatcctttgtcaagacttaattgtcattcttgcattttctaattcatcttctagggtttcatgatttattcatttaaccttgtttgtcatttctccctctaggttaaatagtttatttatcctaagtcttcttatcacaattaaatatttatttaattggctaattaattcttccctctttgtgaattaattaataaatgaaaaattgttaattaattcacttaattcctaatttcctaatttcctaatttctaattcatctaattttcaattctctcttattttcctcctaatttcatgggaatgacatttcaatttgtcataatttgtcatgattgACAATCAAACAATTTTGAcgtagaaatttgtcataaattgtcataaattatcaatcaatcaattttgcatagaaagtgcaaatttgtcataatttgtcatatttgacattcttgatttgcaattttcattggaatctcttcatgctaatttgatcttttctccaatttgtctataaattggatgaatttcttcaatcaagatccctacctggtcaaatcaatcacgcttctagtacccttatgctaccATCTCAttttgtctacttgctttcacatcatgcttacgcactagtaggtgagatccacaaacaaagctatttgaaggagaaagaaggacaatggagccacatgaaggagacatctacatttggtttgcttagttttcaatcttgagtgtcgtgttttcatgttttcattgaatgtaattaggattggtcattgcaattgagcttttgtgattgaactaggctattgtCTATGttactttgatgatttctgatttcctagctatagaaagatattacctctagtctaattaccggttgcaatttccaaaccaattctattcatcattttgcatttaccattcttgaattgtaattgaaatcctttttcaactaattgaccaacactcaaaagattatgcttcaaaccttcaacatagtaaacattatcagtattgtgcttaccatcaaaagatatagtgccttttcctctgatcaaacaagctttgtcatctccaaatcttactagacctccattgtattcctgaaaggttaagaatttactcttatcaccagtcatataatgtgaacatccggaatcaataatccattcatccttttcttcaattttagttaccagggcctgctctaccggttgaacagtaggtgtcggttgatcttctgttatagcaacaaaagcgcatccattgtctgtcggtttcctcattagaatcatcaataactccttcatcaacatactaATATGaattgtctctattcttcttaaatatgtacctttgatattcagggttaggcttgtatgttcttttggcttcttctttcaatcttacatgtctatcaggacacctagatgccatatgactaattttattgtagttaaaacatttaaatggtgctttaccttcatacttacttccaaatggacctttaggcattttccttgcaaatagtgcttcaagctcttcaagttcttcattctctcttctgatttcatcaagttctctagcatagagtgctttccaatcaatttttttagatgatgatgaagttgttgtagatgatgatgctttgaaagccaaatctgtcttaattgaagcaataggaccaaattcctcaagttcaaaagttgaaagttttccaaccaaagtatctctagatactaatgcattaggcattgttctcaattcattaatagcagttactttcattttttatgttggtggcaaagctcttaaaacttcagaaacaatttcatcttcacttaaggatcctccacaacattgtataccctaaacaatttcattaactctttccataaaagcagaaatcctttcatcttcttccattttcagattttcatacctgacccggaagcattcaatttttgaaattttgatagtggtatcgcCTTCATTCAAtatctctaatttatcccaaagagctttagcagtagatcggtctgataatcccatgatttgttgatctaataatgcgctcaaaagtgtttctcttgctttgcaatcattttcttcatctttagccaatgttggtggattaggttgaccttgagtaggagcaacatagccaatctttgtaacatcccatatgtcctttccaatgcaatgcagatgagtctccattctgatcttccatataccatagttggttccatcaagcttcgaactgtccttcttgaaatagttagtagacataggatctcctcaagttgttaaacttctgcaaaaagaggactaatctttgataccaattgttaggtcccagaggcaaataagagggggctgaatcagttgtctgttaatttcaaaccaaaactaacgtaaccaaacttagtgcataataccggtaaaccaaactttaatgcc contains:
- the LOC131036484 gene encoding kinesin-like protein KIN-14F yields the protein MIEIYNEQVRDLLGKDASHKKLDIRNNGHNGFNVPDASVLPVNSISDVLDLMNSGQKNRTVSTTALNDRSSRSHSVLTVHVQGTDCVSGCSLHSCLHLVDLAGSERVDKPEVTGDRLKEAQHINKSLSSLGDVIAALAQKNSHVPYRNSKLTQLLQDSLGGQAKTLMFVHISPELDLYGETLSTLKFAKRVATVELGAPWVNKESAEVCDWEIELAFLLSNKTNNLNVFTHLELKNNQSRSVSSNLFSKKIPDEKTANSVPGDRNHCYAEVNRNYVKSINSVRAGSNRESDLETVCNGNTPNKSGLKTTNEGSSTESPYKKNEDSSERSGESDGSGAGDLSTVSADNHGDHKWVEGQIETFKQMYMV